Sequence from the Deltaproteobacteria bacterium genome:
AAACAAACAGAAAGCAACCCATTGCCCATTATAGGGATTTTTCCGGGGATGTCCCGGACAAAGTGATGGCAGGGACGTGGTTATTAAAGAAGCTTGTATTTTAATAGAGTTCATTTGAATTGAAAAGTTGCGTGATATTTGCAGAAATGGCCGCAGCAGGCGGGATTCACCGTAAACGTTTGGATATCAGAGGAAAGAATGTCATGAAAAGAACAGATAAAACCCTTCCCCTCATCCCTCTGATCCTCCTTTTCGTCTTTCCGGGAATTTTTTTCACGGATAAGGCCTGGGGCGAGGATCCCGGGGATATCCGCCCTTCTGTTCTGGCAGGAACCTGGTATCCCGGCGACAGGGAGACTCTTTTGGAGACGGTGAATTCCTTTTTATCAGGAGTATCGCCGACTCCCAGCCCTGGGAAGGAAATCAAAGGTGTTTTGGTCCCCCATGCAGGCTACCGGTATTCCGGCCGTATAGCTGCCTTTGCTTACAGGGCCCTTGTAGGTGCCGGGTTCAGGCGTGTTGTTCTGATCGGACCGAGCCACAGGTATCCTTTCCGAGGAGTCTCCGTGAATCTCCAGGGAGGATATCAGACCCCTTTGGGCGTGGTCCCCGTGGATGTAGAGTTGGGGAGGAGACTTGCCGGGACCTCCCCGATTATCCGTTGGGTTCCGCGGGCCCATGCCGCCGAACATTCCCTGGAGATCCAGTTGCCTTTCCTGCAGCGGGTCCTTGGGGAGTTCCAGATTGTTCCGGTGCTTATGGGGGAGCAGGATTTAGAGACCTGCATGGAGTTGGCAGGAAGCCTTGTCAAAGTCCTGGGGTCTGGTGAAGGTACTTTGCTCCTGGTCAGTTCCGACCTTTCCCATTTTCACCCGGCTAAGGAGGCCGAGGTCCTGGACGGGGTTTTCATCCGGCATGTAAAGGCATTTGATCCCAAAGCCTTGGC
This genomic interval carries:
- the amrB gene encoding AmmeMemoRadiSam system protein B — encoded protein: MKRTDKTLPLIPLILLFVFPGIFFTDKAWGEDPGDIRPSVLAGTWYPGDRETLLETVNSFLSGVSPTPSPGKEIKGVLVPHAGYRYSGRIAAFAYRALVGAGFRRVVLIGPSHRYPFRGVSVNLQGGYQTPLGVVPVDVELGRRLAGTSPIIRWVPRAHAAEHSLEIQLPFLQRVLGEFQIVPVLMGEQDLETCMELAGSLVKVLGSGEGTLLLVSSDLSHFHPAKEAEVLDGVFIRHVKAFDPKALARALGSGECEACGGGPVVAVMMAAGELGAVRSEILCHGHSGQVTGDFRRVVGYLSALFLAGE